The following is a genomic window from Hymenobacter chitinivorans DSM 11115.
CACCAGCGCGTTGATTTTGGTGTCGGTGGCGCGGTAGGGGAGTTCGGGCTCGGCGGCCGTCAGGCGGGGCGCTTGTTGGGCCCAGCTGGCCGTAGCGGCCAATAAGCTGACGCTCAGGATCAGGGTTTTCTTCACGGGAGGCAGGGAAAGGGGAGAGTGTGGTTCCAGCGTGAAAGTAACCGTTCCGTCTGCATAGGCTGCAAGCCGCTTAAGTTTTTACCCCGCTTTTACTTTCCGATCCTGCGCAAAATGTAACGGGTACCTGTGCTGTTCGTCAATACCAATTCGGGCAAGCCAGAATTCTTGCCCACCCTGGTTGCAGCGGTATACTGCCCTGCCGATAAATAAGGCGACCGGCCAGTTGCTTGGGGAAAGGGACGAATACTGAGTGTGTTGCCCCGGACGTTCCAGAGGCAATCAACCTGCGGCATTTCGTTGGTGCCCGAGCCTTTTATGGTAATCGTTGAATCTGTATGAAAGTCCAACTCCGGGCAGACATTACATAGCACGCCGGTCTGACTTTCAGAAACAGTATTCTTAGAAACGCGCTTCTTTTCTATGTATTCCGTGGACCCGGCAAACCATTTGCCGACCAAGCTATCCAACGGAAAATAGGCCGGAGGTGTATCCTGGCTGGTAGCATTTTGAGCCGAGCTAGTATGCGCTGCTAGTAAGACCGCGACCAGAGTAATTTGCAGCTGGAGTTTCATAGCGCAACGCTATAGATAAAAAGCCGGAATCCGAGCAACGAAACACGCGAGATGTCTCGCTTTGCTCGACATGACCTTATTTGGATGTAAGGTCGTTACCCCAATCCGCACTGCTTTTTATACAGGCCCGGCGTGATACCCTCGTACTTTTTAAAGATAGTCTGGAAGTAGGCCGTGTTGTTAAAGCCAGCCCGGAAGCACACATCGGCCACCGTCGTCACCGGGTTGCGCAAGAGGCGCTTGGCTTCCGCAATTCGCTCCTGGATGATGTACTCGACTGGCGTAAGGCCGAATTCGCGCTTGAAGAGGCGGAAAAACGTGGCCTTGCTCATGCAGGCCAGTTCGCTGAGCTTGTCTACGGTAATCTGCTCCGTAAAATGGCGCTTGATGTACTGCACCACCTGGGCAAAGCGGTGGGAGGTCAGATGCTGGGCGTAGTTCTGGAAAATCAGCTGGCGGGCATTGGTTTGCATCAGCCGGATCAGCAGCTCCTGCAGCGTGAAGCCGGCCAGCACGTCCTTGGCCGCGTGGGTTTCCTGCGACAAATGCACGAGCCGTTCCAGGGTGCCAGTCAGCTCGGGCGTGTTGGTCAGGTGGGCGTTGTTATGGGCGTCGAGGTGCCAGGGCGCGTGGTCTTCGGCCAGCGGGAACCGCTCGTTGAGCAAATCTACGGTGTTGCGAATCGTGTCGGCGGGAATGGCCACGGCCAGGCACTGGGTGGGGTTGTCGAGGGTGGCTTCGGGAAAGTCGATTTCCATGATTTGCTGCTCGCCCACAATTACCGACTCGCCCGGCAGGTAGTCAAAGGCGGCCTGCCCGCTCAGGTGCATCACTTTTTTGCCCCGCAGCATCGTCGTCAGCACCAGGCTGCCCATGCTCAGCGGCACGCGCCGGGCCTTCTGGTGGGTTTCGAAGATGTTGAGCTCAAAGGCGTCGAGCGAGTATACCGTGCGGTTTTCGACCAGCGTGGTCAGGTCGTCCTGGGCATGTAAAGCGGGCAGCAGGTGTGGATTCATGGCAACAGGCGGGAAGTGGCAGAAAGGGCATAAGGCAACTTGCGATTATCCCCGAGCTAGTTGAGAGAATACTACATATTTTCTGGCAATTTCAGAAGCTACCTTGTGAGTAAGTCATCACTCATAAACACCCACCGCATGGAAACGTTAGAAAAACCCATCACCCTCGTCGACCGTCCCCAGTTCAAATCGCACTACGACAATTTTATCGGTGGCAAATGGGTGGCGCCGGTGAAGGGGCAGTACTTCGAAAATCCGTCGCCCATTGATGGCAAAGCCTTCTGTAAAGTGGCCCGCTCCTCGAAGGAAGATATTGAACTGGCCCTGGATGCGGCCCACGAGGCGTTCAAAACCTGGGGTAAAACCTCGGCCACCGAGCGCAGCAACATTCTGAACAAGATTGCCAACCGCATCGAGGAAAACCTGCCTTTCCTGGCTGCCGTCGAGACGGTGGAAAACGGCAAGGCCATCCGCGAAACCACCTACGCCGACCTGCCCCTGGTTATCGACCATTTCCGCTACTTCGCCAGCGTTATCCGGGCCGAGGAAGGCAACGTGACCGAGCTCAACAGCACCACCGTGTCGATGAATATTCAGGAGCCCCTGGGCGTGGTCGGGCAGATTATCCCCTGGAACTTCCCGCTGCTGATGGCCACTTGGAAGCTGGCCCCGGCTTTGGCCGCCGGCTGCACCGTGGTAATGAAGCCCGCCGAGCAGACGCCCGCCTCGATTATGGTGCTCATGGAGCTGCTCCAGGATTTGCTACCCGCCGGCGTGGTCAACGTGGTGAATGGCTTCGGGCTGGAAGCCGGCAAGCCCCTGGCCTCGTCGCCCCGCATTCAGAAGGCCTCCTTCACCGGCGAAACCACTACTGGCCGCCTGATTATGCAGTACGCGGCCGAAAACCTGATTCCGGTGACCATGGAGCTGGGCGGCAAGTCGCCGAACGTATTCTTCAAATCGGTGCTGGATGCCGATGACGACTTCCTGGACAAGGCCATTGAAGGCGCCGTCATGTTTGCCCTGAACCAGGGCGAAATCTGCACCTGCCCCTCCCGCATGCTGGTGCACGAAGACATCTACGATGAGTTTATGGAGCGCGTCCTGGCCCGGGTGAAGGCCATTAAACTGGGCAACCCGCTGGATATGGAAACCATGATGGGCGCCCAGGCCAGCAACGACCAGTTCGAGAAAATCCTGAGCTACCTCGAAATCGGGAAGGCCGAAGGGGCCGAGGTGCTCTGCGGCGGCGACGCCTACCACCAGGAAGACGGGGCCCTGGCTGAGGGCTACTACATTCAGCCCACCGTGTTCCGGGGCCACAACAAGATGCGCATCTTCCAGGAGGAAATCTTCGGCCCGGTGGTGTCCGTGACGACCTTCAAGACGGTGGAAGAGGCCATTGAAATTTCCAACGACACGCTCTACGGCCTCGGCGCCGGCGTCTGGACCCGCGACGCGCACGAGCTCTACACCGTGCCCCGCGCCATTCAGGCCGGCCGCGTGTGGGTCAACTGCTACCACGACTACCCCGCCGGCGCGCCTTTCGGCGGCTATAAGGCCTCGGGTTTCGGCCGCGAAAACCACAAGATGATGCTGGCCCACTACCGGCAGAACAAGAACATGCTCATCAGCTACAGCCAGAAGCCGCTGGGTTTCTTTTAGGCTGCTGAGTGTAAGTAAGGCGTAACAAACTGAACGTCATGCTGAGCTGGTCGAAGCATCTCTGCCGCCAAAGTAATTTGATTACTACTGCGGTAGAGATGCTTCGACCAGCTCAGCATGACGTTCTAATGTTTCAAAAACCAATTTCCATGGCAAACTCCCCAACCGCCCGCGTCCTGGTAACACCCGCCGCCGAAGCCACCATCGACCTGCTGCGCGACGAGCACGGTCCACTGATGTTTCACCAGAGTGGGGGCTGCTGC
Proteins encoded in this region:
- a CDS encoding AraC family transcriptional regulator, whose translation is MNPHLLPALHAQDDLTTLVENRTVYSLDAFELNIFETHQKARRVPLSMGSLVLTTMLRGKKVMHLSGQAAFDYLPGESVIVGEQQIMEIDFPEATLDNPTQCLAVAIPADTIRNTVDLLNERFPLAEDHAPWHLDAHNNAHLTNTPELTGTLERLVHLSQETHAAKDVLAGFTLQELLIRLMQTNARQLIFQNYAQHLTSHRFAQVVQYIKRHFTEQITVDKLSELACMSKATFFRLFKREFGLTPVEYIIQERIAEAKRLLRNPVTTVADVCFRAGFNNTAYFQTIFKKYEGITPGLYKKQCGLG
- a CDS encoding aldehyde dehydrogenase family protein yields the protein METLEKPITLVDRPQFKSHYDNFIGGKWVAPVKGQYFENPSPIDGKAFCKVARSSKEDIELALDAAHEAFKTWGKTSATERSNILNKIANRIEENLPFLAAVETVENGKAIRETTYADLPLVIDHFRYFASVIRAEEGNVTELNSTTVSMNIQEPLGVVGQIIPWNFPLLMATWKLAPALAAGCTVVMKPAEQTPASIMVLMELLQDLLPAGVVNVVNGFGLEAGKPLASSPRIQKASFTGETTTGRLIMQYAAENLIPVTMELGGKSPNVFFKSVLDADDDFLDKAIEGAVMFALNQGEICTCPSRMLVHEDIYDEFMERVLARVKAIKLGNPLDMETMMGAQASNDQFEKILSYLEIGKAEGAEVLCGGDAYHQEDGALAEGYYIQPTVFRGHNKMRIFQEEIFGPVVSVTTFKTVEEAIEISNDTLYGLGAGVWTRDAHELYTVPRAIQAGRVWVNCYHDYPAGAPFGGYKASGFGRENHKMMLAHYRQNKNMLISYSQKPLGFF